The Aquitalea magnusonii region TTCCAGCGCCTGGCGTGCGGCGGGGGTAAGACGTTCGATCAGCGATTTGAGAGATACCGACATATAGTTTTCCAATGATTTGAATCAAAATTCGAAGCAGCCTGTCCGGCTAGTGCAGCAGGGCGTAACGCATATCGTCCGGATCGTGTGACTGCGGCCCCAGCCAGCAATTGCCACCCAGCAGCAGCGGGGTGGCGGCGGACAGGGTGGCCGCGGGCACGGCTTGTTTTTCCAGTACCAGGCAGACTTCCACCGCCAGGTTGTGGCCCAGTGCAAACTGCAGTATCGCGCGCAGCGCGGCAGCGGCATCGCCACCGGGCAGCAGCGCGGTATAGCGTTGTGCATCCATGCTGCCCAGACGCAGGCGCAGCTTGGTCTGGCGGTCCCACACCCGGCTGCCTGCCAGTAGCGATACCCCCAGTTCGCAGGCCTGATCGCCCAGCCGGCTTTGCTCGGATTCGGGCAGCACCATCCATTGGCCGACAAATTGCTCAACCTGGGCGTTGACGCCAAAAAAGCTTTCAATCAGCGTGGCCAGCGACTGGGCCGACATCGGTTTCTGGCTGAGCAGGCCGGCAAAGTAGACGAACAGGTTTTCGTCCAGTGCCATGCGCTCCCCGATTTGTTGGCGCAAGGTGGAGAGGCCGGTGCCGCCCAAGTCCAGCAGGTGGCGGGTGAAACCATCGCGCTCACCGGCTTCCAGATCCAGCCAGAAGCGGTACTTGTGCCAGGCTTCGTAAAACAGCGCCGTTGCCCGATGGCTGAAAATATCGAAAAACGCATGCATGGAGCTGTCGCGATGGCGCAGCTTGCGCTCCAGCAGCAGCTCGGTATAGGCCATGGGCAAGGCTCCGGATGGCCCGGTAAGCCCCATGAAGCTGATGGCCATTTCCGCGGTGGCGGGGGCGTCGTCTGGTGCCTGCTCCGGTTCCGGTGCCGGTTGGTAGCCCGCCAGTTCACTGGGCGGAAACGACAGGGTGGCCAGGGTGCGAAACCGCAGCTCGGCGGGCAGGCGTCGTTTGCTGCCAGCGCGCTTGCGTCCCGACAGCGCCAGCAGGCGTACCGCCTGGAAAAAACCGAACTGGCTGGCATCGGCCGCCAGTTCCTGCCTCAAATCACGAGGGCTTCGCCGGCTCGGGCTGGCCATGTCAGCACCTCCTCGCTGTCCTGTACGTTTTCCACATGCAGGCGGGTGAAACTATTGGGGGCGCAGTACAGGGCAAAAAAACGCTCCAGCACCGAGGCAAACAGATACACGCTGCCCCCCACGTAATAATCGGCATCCAGCTTCAGCCGGATATCGCTGCCACGGACAAAACCGGTGAAGTCCCGCCCGGCCACCCGAGTGACTGCCGGCCCGCTGGCTACTGCCACAATGCCCTGGATTTGCCGGCTGTTGGCGGCGGAATCGGTCAGGTTGTACAGCGTCAGCATCTCCTGCAGTGCCTCCACGCCGGAATCGACAATGGACAGATAATTGAGCGACAGATGCGAAATCAGCCGCCACTGCACCGCACGCCCCAGCGGGCTGCGCTGGGTGGCACCGGGCTTGCGCAACAGCCGCACCCGCTTGACCACCGCGTGGCCGGGAATGGTGAAGTCCGAGCGGGCCGTGGCCTGGCTGCCGCCAAAGGGAATCTGTTCGGGCAGGTCGCGGTTGCTGCACAGCAGCTCCAGGCTCAGCACTTCGGTAGCCGGGCGCACCGGGTGGAAGGCCAGATCTACCAGGTGGATTTCCAGGTCGCTGCCCTTGTCGCCCTGATGCGGCGAATCCTGGCGACTGGCATGCCAGTAAAAGCGCGCTGCCTTGTCCTGCACGGCATGACGGATGGCATAAAAGGGCGGCACTTCCTCGCTGCGTTCGCCCTCGGTAGATTTTTCCACTCTTTGCACCCGCCTGATCTGCACCACCTCGTAGGCGTGTGGCTTGCGGCCATCGGGGCTAACCGCATAGGACGACTTCTGATGCGTCACCCGAATCGGCTCCGCCGCATGGCGAAACAGGTTCACCACCGGCGTGCAGCCCAGCTTCAGATGCTGCACGCCCAACTGGGTCAGCAGGCGGTTATAGCGCTCGCCATCCGGAAACTTGTCCAGCATCACCCGCAGCACCAGCCGGTCGCCATCCAGCCGCACTACGGCCTTGTCCAGATTGCCCAAATCAACAAACAGGAATTTGTCCGGATAGCAGAAGTACTCGGTTAACAGCCGGTAGCCGACAAAGGAGCGCTCGTCATACTCCAGCATGCCCTCGTCACGGCCAAAGCCCACCGGGGTGATGCAGGACGCGGGCAACTGCCGGGTACGGGCCGGGTCTTCGCTGCCATCGCCCACCTGCACCCGCCGCACATTGGCCAGCAGCAGCTCATACAACAGGTGCATCTGTGCCGGTTCGCCATCCAGGAAAAAGCGCAGCGACTCCAGCCCGATGGCATTCACCGGCAAACCGCCGTGGGTTTGCAATTCCAGCGTCAACACCGCGGCAGCATCCGGTGCCAACTGGCGCAGATAGGGCGAACCGCTGGTCAGCTCCAGCCGCGCCTCGCTGAGCGACAGCGGGTACAAGTCCACCGGATAAGCGCTGCGGAACTTGCACACCACACCGTTGATGGCTGGCGCCTGCACCATCTGGCCACGCTCCACCCGGTAGCGGCGGGCAATTTCCGGCCGCGCCGGGTCGCACTCCAGCTGCACGATGGTGGCGGCGGGAATGGGCTGCAGATAGTGCGGATACAGCACATTCAGAAAGCTTTCCGCCACTTCCGGATAATCATCATCCAGCTTTTTGTGGATGCGCGCCGCCAGCAGCGCAAACGATTCGATCAGCCGCTCGGTGTGCGGATCGGCGCACTGGTCGCCTTCCATCTGCAGCCGGCCGGCTATCTTCGGGTAGCGGCGGGCAAACTCGCCGGACAATTCCCGTAAATGGCCAAGCTCGCGCTCGTAATAGGGGAGTAGGGATTCAAGCATTGTTTAATTAAATTGGATATGGTTTCGTTGTTTTGAAGCTTGAGTGGTTTATCTATTTTCCTGTGGCGAAAATATTGTATTTTCTATTGGTATTATGCTTTTTATGGTTTGATGTAATCTGAAAAACCAGTTCCAGTAATTATCTTGCAAAGTGGTTTTGCTATTGCTTTGGGTGAGGAATTT contains the following coding sequences:
- the tssG gene encoding type VI secretion system baseplate subunit TssG, whose protein sequence is MASPSRRSPRDLRQELAADASQFGFFQAVRLLALSGRKRAGSKRRLPAELRFRTLATLSFPPSELAGYQPAPEPEQAPDDAPATAEMAISFMGLTGPSGALPMAYTELLLERKLRHRDSSMHAFFDIFSHRATALFYEAWHKYRFWLDLEAGERDGFTRHLLDLGGTGLSTLRQQIGERMALDENLFVYFAGLLSQKPMSAQSLATLIESFFGVNAQVEQFVGQWMVLPESEQSRLGDQACELGVSLLAGSRVWDRQTKLRLRLGSMDAQRYTALLPGGDAAAALRAILQFALGHNLAVEVCLVLEKQAVPAATLSAATPLLLGGNCWLGPQSHDPDDMRYALLH
- the tssF gene encoding type VI secretion system baseplate subunit TssF, whose translation is MLESLLPYYERELGHLRELSGEFARRYPKIAGRLQMEGDQCADPHTERLIESFALLAARIHKKLDDDYPEVAESFLNVLYPHYLQPIPAATIVQLECDPARPEIARRYRVERGQMVQAPAINGVVCKFRSAYPVDLYPLSLSEARLELTSGSPYLRQLAPDAAAVLTLELQTHGGLPVNAIGLESLRFFLDGEPAQMHLLYELLLANVRRVQVGDGSEDPARTRQLPASCITPVGFGRDEGMLEYDERSFVGYRLLTEYFCYPDKFLFVDLGNLDKAVVRLDGDRLVLRVMLDKFPDGERYNRLLTQLGVQHLKLGCTPVVNLFRHAAEPIRVTHQKSSYAVSPDGRKPHAYEVVQIRRVQRVEKSTEGERSEEVPPFYAIRHAVQDKAARFYWHASRQDSPHQGDKGSDLEIHLVDLAFHPVRPATEVLSLELLCSNRDLPEQIPFGGSQATARSDFTIPGHAVVKRVRLLRKPGATQRSPLGRAVQWRLISHLSLNYLSIVDSGVEALQEMLTLYNLTDSAANSRQIQGIVAVASGPAVTRVAGRDFTGFVRGSDIRLKLDADYYVGGSVYLFASVLERFFALYCAPNSFTRLHVENVQDSEEVLTWPARAGEALVI